The following are encoded together in the Candidatus Methylomirabilis oxygeniifera genome:
- a CDS encoding protein of unknown function (Evidence 5 : No homology to any previously reported sequences) has protein sequence MRAGVPTSHDSEMEYLTQTHVKTIMQPTRQQS, from the coding sequence ATGAGAGCTGGCGTGCCCACGTCACATGATTCCGAGATGGAGTATCTGACGCAAACCCATGTCAAGACTATAATGCAGCCCACCAGGCAACAGTCTTGA
- a CDS encoding putative Histidine kinase (Evidence 3 : Function proposed based on presence of conserved amino acid motif, structural feature or limited homology; Product type pe : putative enzyme): MASNDRVWPALQAALIVMPTFAVMLVLANLPLFSLFELKGLDFLFMLRGAMAPPPEVVVVAIDEPSFAEISKQWPWPRSLHARLIDHLKKAGARVIAFDILFAEPSQPEDDRALARAIREAGNVVLASEQSVTADPLFRQTILVDPIEPFRSAASVGIATLPIDPDGTVRRPLPVSSVLPSFSDQIVRFYLRQKPHGIRTDLSKAILINYFGPPRTVKTISYYQALEADRMLPPGTFSDKIVLIGRAIQAAPEPQRTSPDVFPTPFSFHVGGPTAGVEIHATIVANLLADRMVHEPSSGVRYSLLFLLALIGSVIALRLKPLWALGALLCLSALFLVVAYGLFVKGNLWLPVFAGTGQFGLIYGGYLIAQVFSAQRERRLALEAMNRELDQKVKERTAQLAATNEELVKGHHELEKTLQELAQTQNELLQTEKMASLGFLVAGVAHELNNPVSFVHSNIDFIAEYILNLKGVLEAYETVELPDSPAYRHLAELKKGARLDRTLHTLDELISSCKRGTERVKRIVMDLGTFARADDVDPAPADLHEGLEITLNLLVKEYRDRITVHREYGVLPQVECHPGQINQVFMNLLLNAAQAIHETGEVWIRTASHGDTVIIVIRDNGHGIPESNLSKIFDPFFTTKKVGEGMGLGLSISYGIIQKHGGTIRVSSPDRQGTEFTIELPVKWSGV; the protein is encoded by the coding sequence GTGGCCAGCAATGATCGAGTGTGGCCTGCGCTGCAAGCTGCCCTCATCGTGATGCCGACTTTTGCGGTGATGCTCGTTCTAGCCAATCTCCCCCTCTTTTCCCTATTCGAGCTGAAAGGGTTGGACTTCCTTTTTATGCTCCGTGGCGCCATGGCGCCTCCACCTGAGGTCGTTGTTGTCGCCATCGATGAGCCGTCGTTTGCCGAGATCTCGAAGCAGTGGCCCTGGCCTCGGAGCCTTCATGCCCGCCTGATCGATCACCTGAAGAAGGCGGGGGCCAGGGTCATCGCCTTCGATATTCTCTTCGCAGAACCTTCCCAGCCTGAGGACGATCGGGCGTTGGCACGGGCCATTCGGGAGGCTGGAAACGTCGTCCTCGCCAGCGAGCAGTCCGTCACCGCTGATCCGCTCTTTCGTCAGACGATCCTTGTCGATCCCATCGAACCCTTCAGATCGGCCGCGTCAGTGGGAATCGCCACCCTTCCCATCGACCCTGACGGGACCGTGAGACGACCCCTTCCCGTCTCCTCCGTCCTTCCCTCGTTCTCCGATCAAATCGTCAGGTTCTACCTACGACAGAAGCCGCATGGAATCCGGACCGATCTCTCGAAGGCGATTCTGATCAACTATTTTGGTCCCCCAAGGACCGTCAAGACGATCTCTTACTACCAGGCCCTCGAGGCTGATCGGATGCTTCCGCCGGGGACCTTTTCCGACAAGATTGTCCTGATCGGCCGCGCCATCCAGGCGGCGCCGGAACCGCAACGAACCTCTCCGGATGTCTTCCCTACTCCGTTCTCCTTTCACGTAGGCGGTCCCACCGCCGGGGTTGAGATCCATGCAACGATCGTCGCTAACCTCTTGGCAGATCGGATGGTACACGAACCCTCCTCAGGGGTGCGGTATAGTCTCCTCTTTCTTTTGGCCCTGATCGGCAGTGTCATTGCCCTCCGTCTCAAGCCGCTCTGGGCCCTCGGAGCGCTCCTCTGCCTTTCTGCGCTTTTTCTCGTAGTCGCATATGGGCTATTTGTCAAAGGGAATCTTTGGCTTCCTGTCTTCGCCGGCACGGGTCAGTTCGGTCTGATCTACGGCGGGTATCTGATCGCTCAGGTCTTCTCTGCCCAGCGGGAACGACGTCTCGCCCTGGAGGCGATGAACCGGGAGCTGGACCAAAAGGTCAAGGAGCGGACCGCCCAACTTGCTGCGACAAACGAAGAGCTGGTAAAAGGGCATCACGAGTTGGAGAAGACCCTCCAGGAGCTGGCCCAGACCCAGAATGAGCTTCTCCAAACGGAGAAGATGGCCTCTTTGGGATTTCTGGTAGCGGGGGTTGCTCATGAGTTGAATAATCCCGTCAGCTTCGTCCATAGTAACATCGATTTCATAGCCGAATATATTCTAAACCTTAAAGGAGTGCTTGAGGCCTATGAGACGGTCGAACTGCCCGATAGTCCCGCCTATCGGCATCTCGCAGAGCTGAAAAAAGGGGCCAGACTCGACCGGACTCTTCATACATTGGATGAGTTGATTTCCAGTTGCAAGCGGGGGACAGAACGGGTAAAGAGAATTGTCATGGACCTCGGGACCTTTGCCAGGGCGGATGATGTCGATCCTGCGCCTGCCGATCTACATGAAGGACTTGAGATAACCCTCAACCTCCTTGTAAAGGAGTATAGAGATCGGATCACTGTCCATCGCGAGTATGGAGTCCTGCCTCAGGTGGAATGTCATCCTGGCCAGATCAATCAAGTGTTCATGAATCTGCTGCTCAACGCCGCTCAAGCCATTCATGAGACTGGAGAAGTCTGGATCAGAACGGCTTCCCATGGAGATACGGTCATCATCGTCATCAGGGATAACGGGCACGGCATTCCTGAGTCGAATCTGTCGAAGATCTTTGATCCCTTCTTTACCACAAAGAAGGTGGGGGAAGGGATGGGCCTGGGCCTCAGCATCAGCTATGGGATTATACAAAAACATGGCGGCACCATCCGCGTATCGAGTCCAGATCGCCAGGGAACGGAGTTTACCATTGAACTTCCGGTAAAGTGGAGCGGGGTATAA
- a CDS encoding protein of unknown function (Evidence 5 : No homology to any previously reported sequences) translates to MSKGNVNGKAVINSTTADAEGSRKMAFTVEFDNQGNITEVYEGGVSKGMGRVIHPHHEKKEGENIPKGMRANLDGKSVENITSVTIVTTTNPTICLIQGGKLYCFPKP, encoded by the coding sequence GTGTCCAAGGGGAACGTAAACGGAAAAGCGGTGATTAATTCAACCACAGCGGACGCAGAAGGGAGCAGAAAGATGGCATTCACAGTGGAGTTCGACAACCAGGGAAACATTACCGAGGTTTATGAGGGCGGCGTCAGTAAGGGGATGGGTCGAGTAATCCATCCTCACCATGAAAAGAAGGAAGGTGAAAACATCCCGAAGGGCATGAGAGCTAACCTGGACGGCAAGTCGGTGGAGAACATTACCAGCGTCACCATTGTTACCACCACGAATCCTACTATCTGTCTCATTCAAGGCGGGAAATTGTACTGTTTCCCTAAGCCGTAG
- a CDS encoding TPR repeat protein precursor: MNCRQVPTQRGVLPILLCSIVWLMLSISVATAQEAGRIVSVVGRVEIFRVQQWQPVALRHVLMPGDVVRTGPGSRAAILLSDEVQIKVNSNSTLEITEVMSPPGSATRAAAGPMQTILNLLKGEVWSRSRGRPLQIRTPAVTATIRGTEFDLSVDPGNESRLAVLEGVVEFRNPQGGVMVRAGEAATARVGEPPSKTILLRPIDAVQWSLYYPGIVGFRDYPLTGVAPNLLPERLVDAERRAASRLADSESTVTLGEILFDLGKPVEARRGFEKALTLDPGSPRALTGLGWVYLVEGRTEEALRTFRQATPPTLSALMGQANALYRLNRFDEMEEVVAEAKSRFPSSPQPPTQTALLYLIQGRVGKALQELEHAVALDPGYAPAHGLRSNIALVRNEKGVAQQAALQAILANPSSASAYLDLSLVKQAEFRLEEALQAARKALELEPDNPVAMIQVSRLLFGLGRLSEALSLVEEARQRAPHDPLITSTWGFLMLTQGKVQEALSAFGQAIEQDSTRGEPHLGRGLALFRQNKTEEAVQEMWMATLLEPKVALFWSYLGKALYEVKRYPLEMDPLAIAKTLDPNDPTPWLYDAIRKQSVNRPVEAMQDLQRSIELNDNRAVYRSRLLMDQDLAARGATLARVYNELGFQQLALVEGWKAAIEDPSNYSAHRFLSDSYAALPRHEVARVSELLQSQLLQPISITPVQPQLAESNLFILDSAGPQDPSLNEFNPLFVRDRVSLLASGTAGEKDTLGDEVVLSGVHGNVSYSLGQFHQETDGFRKNNDQNQDIYNAFVQMSLSPSTSVQAEFRYKDFERGDLPLRFDRNNFFPDQKQDDRTRSIRLGLHHAFTPDSHLIASGIYRNADFDTRNFMVKGFDLLTDTDGFMGEIQYLFRWKRLHLISGAGHFDADRTDVTSFLSFPLALTEDDNRHTNLYLYSLINFPHNVTWTLGGSADFFKITTRNKDDRKVLSVLERNQFNPKFGVTWNPFPDTTLRAAVFRVLKRSLLSDQTIEPTQVAGFNQFFDDVNGTEAWRYGVAVDQKLSTALFGGAEFSRRDTDAPGFAPGEGKYRDRDWEEDLGRAYLYWTPRAWLAISAEYQYERFRRRVAFGEEGIAMTHTHRVPLGLSFFHSSGLRARLKTTYVDQEGEFQNRLTGDVLAGSDRFWVVDASIGYRLPNRRGLLTLDVRNLFDNRFHFQDTDPRSPTVAPERQVLFRLTVAF, from the coding sequence ATGAATTGTCGCCAAGTCCCAACCCAGCGCGGAGTCCTTCCCATCCTCCTCTGCTCGATCGTCTGGCTTATGTTGAGCATCAGTGTTGCAACGGCCCAAGAAGCAGGGAGAATTGTGAGCGTCGTGGGAAGGGTTGAGATCTTCCGGGTCCAGCAGTGGCAGCCGGTAGCGCTCCGGCACGTCCTCATGCCTGGAGATGTGGTGAGGACGGGTCCGGGAAGTCGAGCGGCCATCCTCCTCTCGGACGAAGTACAGATCAAGGTCAATTCCAACAGCACCCTGGAGATTACAGAGGTCATGTCGCCCCCCGGGAGCGCGACCCGTGCGGCGGCGGGCCCCATGCAGACCATCCTCAACCTGCTGAAGGGAGAGGTCTGGAGTCGAAGTCGCGGCAGGCCCTTGCAGATTCGAACGCCGGCGGTGACGGCAACGATCCGGGGAACGGAGTTTGACCTCTCGGTCGATCCAGGCAATGAATCCCGTCTTGCCGTACTCGAGGGGGTGGTTGAGTTTCGCAATCCTCAGGGGGGTGTCATGGTGAGGGCGGGAGAGGCGGCCACGGCCAGGGTAGGCGAACCCCCAAGCAAGACCATCCTCCTGAGGCCCATCGATGCGGTCCAATGGTCCCTTTACTACCCCGGGATTGTCGGCTTCCGGGATTATCCTCTGACCGGCGTCGCGCCGAATCTTCTCCCGGAACGGTTGGTCGACGCCGAACGAAGGGCGGCTTCGAGACTGGCGGATTCGGAGTCGACGGTCACGCTGGGCGAGATCCTCTTCGATCTGGGCAAACCGGTCGAGGCACGAAGAGGATTTGAGAAAGCCCTAACCCTTGATCCGGGGAGCCCGAGGGCGCTCACAGGTCTGGGGTGGGTCTACCTGGTGGAAGGGAGGACCGAGGAGGCCTTGAGAACGTTTCGGCAAGCGACGCCTCCTACCCTTTCAGCCCTTATGGGACAGGCCAACGCCCTCTATCGACTTAATCGCTTTGATGAGATGGAAGAGGTCGTTGCTGAGGCCAAAAGTCGTTTCCCATCCTCCCCACAGCCGCCGACTCAGACGGCTCTTCTCTACCTCATTCAGGGCCGGGTGGGCAAGGCGCTCCAGGAGTTAGAGCATGCCGTGGCCCTCGATCCAGGCTACGCGCCGGCTCATGGTCTTCGCTCCAATATTGCCCTGGTTCGGAACGAGAAGGGGGTAGCGCAGCAAGCGGCGCTGCAGGCGATCCTCGCCAATCCGTCCTCCGCCTCGGCCTATCTCGACCTGAGCCTGGTCAAGCAGGCCGAGTTCCGTCTGGAGGAAGCGCTTCAGGCCGCCAGGAAGGCACTGGAGTTGGAGCCGGACAACCCTGTAGCCATGATCCAGGTAAGCCGCCTCCTCTTTGGCCTCGGAAGGCTCTCCGAGGCATTAAGTCTGGTTGAGGAGGCCCGTCAAAGGGCACCCCACGATCCCCTTATCACCAGCACATGGGGCTTCCTCATGTTGACCCAGGGGAAGGTCCAGGAAGCGCTCTCGGCCTTTGGCCAGGCGATTGAGCAGGATTCCACGCGCGGAGAGCCTCACCTCGGCCGCGGCCTCGCGCTTTTTAGGCAGAATAAGACAGAGGAGGCAGTGCAGGAGATGTGGATGGCTACCCTCCTGGAGCCCAAAGTTGCCTTATTCTGGAGCTATCTAGGGAAAGCGCTCTACGAGGTGAAACGTTATCCGTTAGAGATGGATCCCTTGGCGATTGCCAAGACACTGGATCCGAACGATCCCACCCCATGGCTCTATGACGCCATTCGCAAGCAAAGCGTCAACCGTCCAGTAGAGGCGATGCAGGATCTACAGCGATCGATCGAGCTGAATGACAATCGTGCGGTTTACCGATCACGCCTGTTGATGGATCAGGATCTCGCGGCGCGGGGCGCGACTCTTGCCAGAGTGTATAATGAGCTGGGATTCCAACAGCTTGCGTTAGTTGAAGGATGGAAGGCAGCCATTGAGGATCCATCTAACTACTCGGCCCATCGGTTCCTGTCTGACTCCTATGCTGCCCTACCTCGCCATGAGGTCGCCAGGGTGAGTGAGCTGCTCCAGTCCCAGCTTCTTCAACCGATCAGCATTACCCCGGTGCAGCCGCAACTGGCGGAAAGCAATCTCTTTATTCTAGACAGTGCCGGGCCGCAAGATCCCTCGTTGAATGAGTTTAATCCTCTATTTGTCCGCGATCGGGTGAGCCTCCTGGCGTCGGGAACCGCTGGAGAAAAGGACACACTTGGTGATGAAGTGGTCCTCTCTGGTGTCCATGGAAACGTTTCCTATAGTCTTGGCCAGTTCCATCAGGAGACCGACGGATTCCGAAAAAATAACGACCAGAACCAGGACATCTACAACGCTTTTGTCCAGATGAGCCTCTCGCCAAGTACCAGCGTCCAGGCAGAGTTCAGATACAAGGATTTTGAGCGAGGCGACCTGCCGCTGCGATTCGATCGGAACAATTTCTTTCCGGATCAAAAACAGGATGATCGGACCCGATCGATACGACTGGGTCTTCATCATGCCTTTACACCCGACTCTCACCTTATCGCATCCGGCATCTACCGAAACGCTGATTTTGACACCCGTAACTTCATGGTCAAGGGGTTTGACCTCTTGACGGACACGGACGGCTTCATGGGAGAGATTCAGTATTTGTTCCGTTGGAAACGATTACATCTGATCAGCGGGGCCGGTCATTTCGACGCCGATCGTACGGACGTAACCAGTTTCCTGTCATTCCCCTTAGCACTGACAGAAGATGATAATCGCCATACCAATCTTTATCTCTACTCCCTGATCAACTTTCCGCATAATGTTACGTGGACCTTGGGCGGGAGCGCCGATTTCTTCAAGATTACGACCCGAAACAAGGATGATCGAAAGGTCCTTTCTGTTCTCGAGCGAAACCAGTTCAACCCGAAGTTCGGGGTAACCTGGAACCCGTTTCCCGATACAACCCTGCGGGCCGCTGTCTTCAGGGTCCTGAAGCGATCCCTCCTGTCGGATCAAACGATCGAGCCGACCCAGGTGGCCGGCTTCAATCAGTTCTTTGACGACGTGAACGGCACAGAAGCGTGGCGGTACGGTGTTGCCGTCGATCAGAAGCTCTCCACGGCCCTGTTTGGAGGGGCGGAGTTTTCGCGGCGGGATACCGACGCGCCGGGCTTCGCACCAGGGGAAGGGAAATATCGAGACAGGGACTGGGAAGAGGACCTGGGACGGGCCTACCTCTACTGGACTCCAAGGGCCTGGCTTGCGATCAGTGCCGAGTATCAGTACGAACGGTTTAGGCGACGTGTGGCGTTTGGAGAGGAAGGAATAGCAATGACCCATACCCATCGGGTTCCATTGGGATTGAGCTTCTTCCACTCGTCAGGCCTCCGGGCGCGGCTCAAAACTACCTACGTCGATCAGGAGGGAGAGTTCCAGAATCGGCTTACAGGTGATGTCCTGGCCGGTAGCGATCGGTTCTGGGTCGTTGACGCTTCTATCGGCTATCGCTTGCCTAACCGAAGGGGCCTGCTCACCCTCGACGTGAGAAACCTGTTCGACAATCGCTTCCACTTTCAGGATACAGATCCTCGTAGTCCGACGGTAGCACCAGAACGTCAGGTCCTGTTTCGGTTGACCGTGGCGTTTTAG
- the recA gene encoding Recombinase A (recA) (Evidence 2a : Function of homologous gene experimentally demonstrated in an other organism; PubMedId : 1896024, 8587109, 9187054; Product type e : enzyme) produces MAERTAERGDGKERERALDLAIAQIEKLYGKGSIMRMGTSGALVPIAAISTGSLELDAALGVGGVPRGRIIEIFGPESSGKTTLALHIIAEAQRVGGSAAFVDAEHALDAAYARSLGVKIDDVLISQPDTGEQALEITEVLVRSGAIDVVVIDSVAALVPRAEIEGEMGEPTMGLQARLMSQALRKLTAAISKSKTCVIFINQLREKIGVMFGNPETTTGGRALKFYSSVRLDIRRISSIKEGENVVGSRVKVKVVKNKVAPPFKEAEFDLIYGEGISRTGGILDLGVEHKIIEKSGSWFSYTGERIGQGRENAKRFLQENAALCNEIEVKVRAALGLTAAVETAVSSQAR; encoded by the coding sequence ATGGCGGAGAGGACGGCAGAACGCGGGGACGGGAAAGAGCGGGAGCGCGCGCTGGATCTGGCAATCGCCCAGATTGAAAAACTGTACGGCAAAGGCTCCATCATGAGGATGGGCACTTCCGGCGCCCTCGTGCCTATTGCGGCGATTTCCACGGGCTCGCTGGAGTTGGACGCGGCGCTGGGAGTCGGGGGCGTGCCACGGGGACGCATCATCGAGATCTTCGGGCCGGAGTCTTCCGGAAAAACGACATTAGCTCTGCACATCATCGCTGAGGCGCAGCGGGTGGGCGGTTCTGCCGCTTTTGTCGATGCCGAGCACGCGCTTGACGCCGCCTATGCCAGATCCCTGGGAGTGAAGATCGACGATGTGCTGATCTCTCAACCGGATACGGGGGAGCAGGCTCTCGAGATTACTGAAGTCCTGGTTCGGAGCGGGGCCATTGATGTCGTTGTGATCGACTCGGTTGCCGCCCTCGTCCCCCGGGCCGAGATCGAGGGCGAGATGGGTGAACCGACGATGGGCCTTCAGGCCCGCCTGATGTCTCAGGCGCTGCGAAAGCTGACGGCAGCCATCAGCAAGTCGAAGACCTGCGTGATCTTCATCAACCAGCTTCGAGAGAAGATCGGGGTCATGTTCGGCAACCCCGAGACCACGACCGGAGGCCGCGCATTAAAGTTTTACTCGTCGGTTCGACTCGATATCAGGAGAATCTCAAGTATTAAAGAAGGGGAGAATGTGGTGGGGTCGCGCGTCAAGGTTAAGGTGGTCAAGAACAAGGTTGCGCCCCCCTTCAAAGAGGCAGAGTTCGACCTCATCTACGGCGAGGGGATCTCTCGAACCGGAGGCATATTGGACCTTGGCGTCGAGCACAAGATTATTGAAAAGAGCGGATCGTGGTTTTCCTACACCGGGGAGCGAATTGGCCAGGGTCGGGAGAACGCGAAGCGCTTCTTGCAGGAGAACGCCGCGCTCTGCAACGAAATCGAAGTGAAAGTGCGTGCGGCCCTGGGGCTGACCGCCGCCGTTGAGACGGCTGTATCGTCGCAGGCGCGGTAG
- a CDS encoding protein of unknown function (Evidence 5 : No homology to any previously reported sequences) — protein MENIYTGNFNETTTAPQLAPPFASTRDSRDDFAGGNILTRWRRRLIDGSEFRVQFYYDRTDRRQIIREARDTVDLNVQPRFGLGAAHDIIWGFDTRGTIDAMDNTSTVVPRAHWIWA, from the coding sequence ATGGAGAACATCTACACGGGTAATTTCAACGAGACGACGACTGCCCCCCAGCTCGCGCCTCCCTTTGCATCGACGCGTGACAGCAGAGACGATTTCGCGGGCGGCAACATTCTGACGCGATGGCGGCGGCGCCTGATCGACGGATCGGAGTTCCGAGTACAGTTTTACTATGACAGAACGGACCGGCGCCAGATTATCCGAGAGGCTCGCGATACGGTCGACCTCAATGTCCAGCCCCGGTTCGGTTTGGGCGCGGCTCACGATATCATCTGGGGTTTTGACACGCGCGGGACGATCGACGCCATGGATAATACCTCTACCGTCGTCCCACGAGCGCACTGGATCTGGGCGTGA
- a CDS encoding protein of unknown function (Evidence 5 : No homology to any previously reported sequences) — translation MAMPNIQGPDRKKPLCYDPHRNKFITFDEIISRAEEIYPLERLTIEHLKRLVIERQRVGPDYKVQVMSGPLMSRDDVVEAILRDEPFGRATIEAELSHLRDLLAQINEALQHTK, via the coding sequence ATGGCAATGCCGAACATTCAAGGCCCGGACCGTAAGAAGCCCCTATGTTATGATCCCCATCGGAACAAGTTCATCACGTTCGATGAGATCATCTCCCGCGCCGAGGAGATCTACCCTCTTGAACGATTAACCATAGAACATCTGAAGCGATTGGTGATCGAGCGACAGCGCGTGGGTCCCGACTACAAGGTGCAGGTGATGAGCGGTCCTTTGATGTCACGCGATGATGTGGTTGAAGCGATCTTGCGGGACGAGCCGTTCGGTCGAGCAACCATAGAGGCGGAGCTCTCTCATCTCCGAGACCTCCTCGCGCAGATTAACGAGGCCTTGCAGCACACGAAATAA
- a CDS encoding protein of unknown function (Evidence 5 : No homology to any previously reported sequences) yields MDRISTRWFHDNIFSERLGLTRREVEVLTWVTDGKTNAEIGEILDTSPRTVQKHLEHIFEKLGVGTRTAAAARARALTFSHESQIASLL; encoded by the coding sequence ATGGACAGGATCAGCACGAGATGGTTTCACGACAACATCTTCTCTGAACGCCTCGGTCTGACGCGCCGGGAGGTGGAGGTACTCACTTGGGTAACCGATGGGAAGACCAATGCTGAGATTGGAGAGATTCTCGATACCAGTCCACGGACGGTACAAAAGCACCTGGAGCATATTTTCGAGAAGCTTGGGGTGGGGACGCGCACGGCGGCAGCCGCGCGCGCACGCGCTTTAACCTTTTCTCACGAGTCCCAAATAGCGTCCCTGCTTTGA
- a CDS encoding protein of unknown function (Evidence 5 : No homology to any previously reported sequences) translates to MKIRQLEFKPFAAKKPLLITSEGRFLTVQQVAETPSLGMGSLFTLSEELQAKLAIERYSLEPDFKLGIIQLGVYSKDDIIDHIKKGTEFGKLATRTEMGYCSELATSLMDGKKPSWPQAPSKPTKIPPPWKPVKHCIWLRVSNRALFCENTTDGVTTPIANWRIANVHSQFQTRGFTVVALTGTNDVRANFVPVAKNVLTTYIGGVGHGNYDVYTGHSGDPILRVSHYDPTEVKDKTLHFLSCRTARDLGPNTVTNGAKAYCGYDENFTFVWDNSSTPVNEFLLFLQSDATFDLQMAAGATAGQAFNAAQQAFNAAIAQVPNTAAAAWLTFDRDHMRLHGSTTATITPYRWVKICFPIRPLEMETALLGAGVLED, encoded by the coding sequence ATGAAAATCCGACAATTGGAGTTCAAGCCATTCGCTGCGAAGAAACCGCTGTTGATTACTTCGGAGGGGCGGTTTCTGACGGTCCAGCAGGTTGCGGAAACACCTTCACTGGGCATGGGATCACTGTTCACATTGAGCGAGGAACTACAGGCCAAGCTCGCCATTGAACGCTACTCCCTGGAGCCGGACTTCAAGCTCGGTATTATTCAACTCGGCGTCTACTCGAAAGACGACATTATCGATCACATAAAAAAAGGAACTGAATTCGGTAAGCTGGCCACCAGGACCGAGATGGGCTACTGCTCGGAACTCGCCACCAGCCTGATGGACGGTAAGAAACCGTCATGGCCACAGGCACCTTCAAAACCGACCAAGATTCCGCCTCCATGGAAGCCGGTCAAGCACTGCATCTGGCTGCGTGTAAGCAACCGAGCGCTTTTCTGCGAGAACACCACCGACGGTGTCACTACGCCGATAGCAAACTGGCGCATTGCAAACGTGCATTCCCAATTCCAAACGCGCGGCTTTACCGTTGTTGCGCTGACCGGTACAAACGACGTGCGAGCAAACTTTGTCCCGGTGGCCAAGAACGTCTTGACAACGTACATCGGCGGCGTCGGCCATGGCAATTATGACGTGTATACAGGCCATTCCGGTGATCCGATCCTCCGAGTCAGTCACTACGATCCTACTGAGGTTAAAGACAAGACACTCCATTTTCTGAGTTGTCGTACCGCCCGGGATCTCGGACCCAATACTGTAACCAATGGTGCGAAGGCCTACTGCGGCTACGATGAAAACTTCACGTTCGTGTGGGACAACTCGTCAACACCGGTCAACGAGTTCCTGCTCTTCCTTCAGTCGGATGCCACATTTGACTTGCAGATGGCGGCGGGAGCGACTGCCGGGCAGGCATTCAACGCCGCACAGCAGGCATTCAATGCAGCCATTGCGCAGGTGCCGAACACCGCGGCAGCCGCATGGTTGACCTTTGATCGAGACCACATGAGATTGCACGGCTCCACCACAGCCACCATTACACCGTACCGCTGGGTCAAGATCTGTTTCCCGATCCGACCACTCGAGATGGAGACCGCTCTGCTCGGGGCAGGTGTACTCGAAGACTGA
- a CDS encoding TonB-dependent receptor, plug (fragment) — protein sequence MAPGIQVARFSANKWTISARGFNGLFADKLLVLIDGRTVYTPLFAGTFWDVQDTLLEDIDRIEVIRGPGGTLWGANAINGVINIITKHAGTTQGGYLEGGIGNEEQGFVGLRCGGKLSEAAHYRAYAKYFDRDHFVTANDRDAADSWELYRGGFRIDWDASARDSVTIHGEHLHG from the coding sequence GTGGCGCCTGGTATCCAGGTCGCACGGTTCAGCGCCAACAAGTGGACCATCTCTGCTCGCGGATTCAACGGCCTTTTCGCAGATAAGCTGCTGGTCCTAATCGACGGCCGGACCGTCTACACGCCGCTGTTTGCCGGGACCTTCTGGGATGTGCAGGATACCCTACTGGAGGATATCGACCGGATCGAGGTGATCCGCGGGCCCGGCGGAACGCTCTGGGGTGCCAATGCCATCAACGGTGTCATTAATATCATTACCAAGCACGCCGGCACGACCCAGGGCGGCTACCTTGAAGGTGGGATCGGCAATGAGGAACAGGGGTTTGTCGGACTGCGTTGCGGCGGGAAGCTGTCAGAGGCGGCGCACTACCGGGCCTATGCGAAGTATTTCGATCGCGACCACTTCGTCACCGCAAACGATCGAGATGCCGCCGATAGTTGGGAATTGTATCGTGGCGGCTTCCGGATCGACTGGGACGCCTCAGCGCGCGATTCGGTCACCATCCATGGAGAACATCTACACGGGTAA